One region of Acidimicrobiales bacterium genomic DNA includes:
- a CDS encoding precorrin-8X methylmutase: MTDSEIHPIEQESYRIMRSRVDFSRWPGGARELVERMVHATADESFSDTARVGGRFVEAAVGALRLGAAVVCDSRMVEAGIPPVASRVSVRCYLDQAPGRPNRAGLHGSTRSAEAFSLAAGEHPTGAVWAVGNAPTALFRLLELHRAGEVSPAAVVGLPVGYVGAAESKEALWASPLRDIAVTNVGQRGGSAVAAAVLNALARLAWTQPEPR; encoded by the coding sequence GTGACCGATTCCGAGATCCATCCCATCGAACAGGAGTCATACCGCATCATGCGGTCGCGCGTGGACTTCTCCCGGTGGCCGGGCGGCGCGCGTGAACTGGTGGAGAGGATGGTGCATGCGACGGCGGACGAGTCGTTCTCTGACACGGCGCGCGTCGGCGGTCGATTCGTCGAAGCGGCCGTGGGCGCGCTCCGGTTGGGAGCCGCGGTGGTGTGCGACTCTCGGATGGTCGAGGCGGGAATTCCTCCCGTAGCGAGCCGGGTTTCGGTTCGCTGTTATCTGGACCAGGCCCCAGGCCGGCCAAACCGGGCCGGACTGCACGGGTCGACTCGGTCGGCGGAAGCCTTCAGCTTGGCGGCGGGCGAGCACCCGACCGGTGCGGTGTGGGCGGTGGGGAACGCCCCGACCGCCTTGTTCCGCCTGCTCGAGCTTCATCGCGCCGGCGAGGTATCGCCCGCTGCTGTCGTGGGTCTGCCCGTTGGATATGTCGGGGCCGCTGAGAGCAAAGAGGCTCTGTGGGCGTCACCGCTGCGCGACATCGCCGTGACCAACGTTGGGCAGCGCGGGGGAAGCGCTGTCGCGGCTGCGGTGCTGAACGCGCTCGCGCGCTTGGCTTGGACTCAGCCGGAGCCGAGGTAG
- a CDS encoding ABC transporter ATP-binding protein, which produces MALLEVEGMHVFYGQVEALKGVTLSVDRGEIVALIGANGAGKTTTLKAISGVRPVRRGVIRFDGKDITHLPGYKRVKLGLCQAPEGRGIFPGMTVRENLEMGGYDRSDPLDDDFERVYGLFPRLADRRGQMGGTLSGGEQQMLAIGRALMANPQVLLLDEPSMGLAPMLVSQIFRILREINEQGTTVLVVEQNAVQALSLANRAYVIELGVVTRSANAKELLDDPSVRAAYLGSG; this is translated from the coding sequence ATGGCGCTTCTTGAAGTGGAGGGCATGCACGTCTTCTACGGCCAGGTAGAGGCGCTCAAAGGGGTCACCCTGTCGGTCGATCGCGGTGAGATCGTCGCGTTGATCGGGGCCAACGGAGCGGGCAAGACGACCACCCTGAAGGCGATCTCCGGAGTTCGCCCGGTCCGCAGAGGCGTCATCCGCTTCGACGGGAAGGACATCACCCACCTTCCCGGCTACAAGCGGGTGAAGCTCGGGCTGTGCCAAGCACCGGAAGGGCGCGGGATCTTTCCGGGGATGACCGTACGGGAAAACCTGGAAATGGGCGGGTACGACCGCAGCGACCCCCTCGACGACGACTTCGAAAGGGTGTACGGGCTCTTCCCGCGCCTCGCTGACCGCCGGGGCCAGATGGGTGGGACCCTGTCGGGAGGGGAGCAGCAGATGCTCGCGATCGGCAGGGCCCTCATGGCCAACCCCCAGGTGCTGTTGCTGGACGAGCCGTCGATGGGCCTGGCTCCAATGTTGGTGTCACAGATCTTCCGCATCCTTCGCGAGATCAACGAGCAGGGGACCACCGTCCTTGTTGTCGAGCAGAACGCGGTGCAGGCGCTGAGCCTCGCCAATCGTGCCTACGTGATCGAGCTCGGTGTGGTCACCCGCTCCGCGAACGCGAAGGAACTCCTCGACGACCCGTCTGTTCGGGCCGCCTACCTCGGCTCCGGCTGA
- a CDS encoding ABC transporter ATP-binding protein, translating into MSATAPVASADTLLELDGLTVRFGGVDAIQQLDLVVHRGEIFGLIGPNGAGKTSTFNIITGVYQPTRGDVRFSGRRVAGLKPHRITQLGIARTFQNIRLFPEMSAIENVMVGCDARHRTGIPGAVLNLPRHRREERDGRLQARELLEFVGIASSEQEAARNLSYGDQRRLEIARALGTGPELLLLDEPAAGMNPAEKQGLAALVRRIRDTGVTVLLIEHDMTVVMNLCDRIAVLDFGRKIAEGLPAEVRETPAVIEAYLGRPEDSGDGHGAS; encoded by the coding sequence GTGAGCGCGACCGCGCCGGTTGCGTCCGCGGACACACTTCTCGAGCTCGACGGCCTGACTGTCCGATTCGGGGGGGTCGACGCGATCCAGCAACTCGACCTGGTCGTGCACCGCGGCGAGATATTTGGCTTGATCGGGCCGAACGGGGCCGGCAAGACGTCGACGTTCAACATCATCACCGGCGTGTACCAGCCGACGAGGGGCGACGTCCGGTTCAGCGGCCGCAGGGTCGCAGGCTTGAAGCCGCACCGGATCACCCAGTTGGGTATTGCGAGGACGTTCCAGAACATCCGGCTCTTCCCGGAGATGTCCGCGATCGAAAACGTCATGGTCGGATGCGACGCCCGCCACCGCACGGGGATACCCGGTGCGGTGCTGAACCTGCCCCGGCACCGCCGAGAGGAACGGGACGGGAGGCTGCAGGCACGGGAGCTGCTCGAATTCGTAGGCATCGCCAGCTCCGAGCAGGAAGCCGCCCGCAACCTTTCCTACGGGGACCAGCGGCGCCTCGAGATAGCCCGGGCGCTCGGGACCGGTCCGGAGCTCCTGCTCCTGGACGAGCCCGCGGCCGGCATGAACCCTGCGGAGAAACAGGGGCTCGCCGCACTCGTCCGCAGGATCCGGGACACCGGCGTCACGGTCCTTCTGATCGAGCACGACATGACCGTCGTGATGAACCTCTGCGACCGGATCGCGGTCCTCGACTTCGGGCGCAAGATCGCCGAAGGTCTGCCTGCAGAGGTCCGCGAGACACCGGCCGTGATCGAGGCCTACCTCGGCCGGCCCGAAGACTCCGGGGACGGCCATGGCGCTTCTTGA
- a CDS encoding branched-chain amino acid ABC transporter permease, whose protein sequence is MTEFWPSTVDGLVLGSIYALFALGYTMVYGVLKLINFAHSEVFMVGTMAMLGALNLLDIHSQVGGGKLVGVLLVCVLVAMAASAFTAILLERLAYRPLRRRGASRLAALISAIGASFVLQEIFGIWYTRDAVELPNLMGHATVFKIGSAAVTSDDLLVIITGVVMMIALERLVATTKFGRGIRAVAQDPETSTLMGVNLDRVIVYTFLVGGLMAGVAATLYGVHYHQTRYDIGQLPGIKAFTAAVLGGIGNLRGALLGGLVIGLLEFYGSSLFGSQWENVVVFVVLVVVLLVRPSGLLGESLARARA, encoded by the coding sequence GTGACGGAGTTCTGGCCGTCGACAGTTGACGGACTGGTGCTTGGGAGTATCTACGCCCTGTTCGCACTCGGGTACACCATGGTGTACGGGGTGCTGAAGCTGATCAACTTCGCCCACAGCGAAGTGTTCATGGTGGGCACGATGGCGATGCTCGGCGCGCTCAACCTGCTGGACATCCATTCGCAGGTCGGTGGAGGAAAGCTCGTTGGTGTTTTGCTGGTGTGTGTCCTCGTCGCGATGGCAGCGTCCGCCTTCACCGCGATCCTGCTGGAACGCCTCGCTTACCGCCCACTGCGGCGACGAGGCGCCAGCCGCCTTGCGGCACTGATCTCCGCCATCGGCGCCTCCTTCGTGCTGCAGGAGATCTTCGGCATTTGGTACACACGCGACGCGGTCGAACTGCCCAACCTCATGGGGCACGCAACGGTGTTCAAGATCGGATCTGCCGCGGTTACATCCGACGATCTCCTCGTCATCATCACCGGGGTCGTGATGATGATCGCCCTCGAACGACTCGTGGCGACGACCAAGTTCGGCCGAGGCATACGGGCCGTCGCCCAGGATCCCGAGACGTCGACGTTGATGGGAGTCAACCTCGACCGGGTCATCGTTTACACATTTCTCGTCGGCGGTCTGATGGCCGGCGTTGCTGCCACCCTTTACGGAGTTCACTACCACCAGACTCGCTACGACATCGGGCAGCTGCCGGGCATCAAGGCCTTCACCGCGGCCGTGCTCGGGGGCATAGGCAACCTTCGAGGGGCGCTGCTCGGAGGCCTGGTCATCGGGCTTCTCGAGTTTTACGGTTCGAGCCTTTTCGGATCGCAATGGGAAAACGTCGTCGTGTTCGTGGTGCTGGTCGTCGTTCTGCTCGTCCGTCCGAGCGGGTTGCTCGGCGAATCGCTGGCGAGGGCCCGCGCATGA
- a CDS encoding branched-chain amino acid ABC transporter substrate-binding protein yields the protein MALRDHRAGLKAAALVSIATLGIAACSSSSNKSTTGGTSSGGGSGKTVKIGFFGALTGADAQLGINIRNGEQLAISQYDATNPSVKVTLDPFDSQGDPAQANNGATKLINDKVVAVIGPAFSGESGVANPIFEQAGIPNISASATKVTLAQNGWKYYHRVVADDAAQGAGDADYLVKSLGAKKVAVIDDASSYGQGLGDSVRSNVATAGGTVVLNDHIDPKAADYGATVNKIVAAKPDAVFFGGYYDAAGRLINQLKAKAYAGSFMSGDGSEDQKFVTDAGGAPAEGAYLSCACADSTKIPAAQAFDAAYQAQIGSAPEIYSAEAYDATNAVLQAIKSGATTPSAINTYLATIDYTGITKTIKFQPNGNIFGGTIYVYKVENGKIVQTGTTS from the coding sequence ATGGCATTACGCGACCACCGGGCGGGGCTCAAGGCCGCCGCTCTGGTCTCGATCGCAACACTGGGAATCGCCGCTTGTAGCTCCAGCAGCAACAAGTCGACCACGGGGGGAACCTCGAGCGGCGGAGGGTCCGGGAAGACGGTGAAGATCGGCTTCTTCGGAGCCCTCACCGGAGCCGACGCTCAGCTGGGCATCAACATCCGCAACGGCGAGCAGCTCGCGATCAGCCAGTACGACGCTACCAACCCATCGGTGAAAGTTACGCTTGACCCCTTTGACAGCCAGGGCGATCCAGCGCAGGCCAACAACGGTGCGACCAAACTGATCAACGACAAGGTCGTCGCGGTAATCGGTCCGGCGTTCTCGGGCGAGTCGGGAGTAGCCAACCCGATCTTCGAGCAGGCCGGCATACCGAACATCAGTGCCTCGGCGACCAAGGTGACCTTGGCTCAAAACGGTTGGAAGTACTACCACCGTGTCGTTGCCGACGACGCCGCCCAGGGAGCCGGCGACGCCGACTACTTGGTCAAGTCGCTCGGTGCCAAGAAGGTTGCGGTTATCGACGACGCCAGCTCCTACGGGCAAGGCCTTGGAGACTCGGTGAGAAGCAACGTGGCAACGGCCGGGGGCACCGTGGTCCTCAACGACCACATCGATCCGAAGGCCGCTGACTACGGAGCGACCGTGAACAAGATCGTCGCGGCGAAGCCCGATGCCGTGTTCTTCGGCGGCTACTACGACGCAGCCGGCCGTTTGATCAACCAGCTGAAAGCCAAGGCGTACGCCGGAAGCTTCATGTCTGGAGACGGTTCCGAGGACCAGAAGTTCGTGACCGATGCCGGAGGGGCACCGGCCGAGGGCGCGTACCTCTCCTGTGCCTGTGCCGACAGCACGAAGATCCCGGCAGCCCAGGCGTTCGACGCCGCATACCAGGCTCAGATCGGTTCGGCACCCGAGATCTACTCGGCTGAGGCCTACGACGCGACCAACGCGGTGCTCCAGGCCATCAAGTCGGGAGCGACTACCCCTTCCGCGATCAACACCTACTTGGCGACGATCGACTACACGGGCATCACCAAGACGATCAAGTTCCAGCCGAATGGCAACATCTTCGGAGGCACGATCTACGTGTACAAGGTAGAGAACGGCAAGATCGTCCAGACCGGAACCACGAGCTAG
- a CDS encoding RluA family pseudouridine synthase, translated as MDEPAEVCFEVPSALDDERLDRALALLTGLSRRVVNDLIASGRVTLPSGQLTSRNRKVRAGERLRLVGPLPDEGPSAPGAEAWVDVPVVWNDEDVIVVDKPAGMVVHPGAGTRTGTLVHGLLARFPDLTAAGGEPDRPGIVHRLDKGTSGLLVVAHTPTAFRSLSAQMTARTIGREYIALVAGNVASDEGLIDAPLGRSDVDPTRIRVQAGGRSARTLYMVIERFSEPAPSTLLSCRLETGRTHQIRVHFASIGHALVGDDGYGSRKLGNWAPLPQGRPFLHATKLQFAHPRTGELMVFESEVPADLSGVLRGIRHSGPS; from the coding sequence ATGGATGAACCGGCTGAGGTGTGCTTCGAGGTTCCGTCTGCGCTTGACGACGAACGCCTCGACAGGGCGCTGGCGCTTCTGACCGGTCTCAGCCGGCGGGTGGTCAACGACCTGATCGCTTCCGGGAGGGTCACGCTGCCAAGCGGTCAGCTCACGTCCCGCAACCGCAAGGTACGAGCAGGAGAGCGGCTTAGGTTGGTCGGACCGCTGCCGGATGAAGGGCCGTCTGCTCCTGGTGCCGAGGCATGGGTGGACGTTCCGGTTGTTTGGAACGACGAAGACGTGATCGTCGTCGACAAGCCCGCCGGCATGGTGGTGCACCCGGGGGCGGGAACTCGCACCGGCACCTTGGTTCACGGCCTGCTGGCCCGGTTCCCGGACTTGACGGCTGCCGGCGGTGAGCCCGACCGACCAGGCATCGTTCACCGCCTGGACAAGGGCACGTCGGGCCTGCTGGTTGTGGCGCACACTCCGACCGCCTTCAGATCCCTGTCCGCGCAGATGACGGCGCGTACGATCGGGCGCGAGTACATCGCGCTGGTCGCGGGGAACGTCGCGTCCGACGAGGGCCTGATCGACGCGCCTCTGGGTCGCTCCGATGTCGACCCCACCAGAATTCGCGTACAGGCTGGTGGGAGGTCCGCCCGCACCTTGTACATGGTCATTGAACGGTTCAGCGAACCAGCGCCGTCCACGCTGCTGAGCTGCCGTCTCGAGACCGGACGCACCCACCAGATCCGGGTTCACTTCGCGTCGATAGGTCACGCGCTCGTGGGCGACGACGGCTACGGATCGCGCAAACTGGGCAATTGGGCTCCCCTGCCTCAGGGGCGCCCGTTTCTGCACGCGACGAAACTGCAATTCGCCCATCCCCGAACGGGCGAATTGATGGTGTTCGAGTCCGAAGTTCCTGCTGACCTGTCCGGGGTGCTCCGGGGTATAAGACACAGCGGTCCGAGCTAG
- a CDS encoding signal peptidase II, whose translation MPVIAAAVTAADQVSKTWALHHANSPRHVIWTLWFDLTFNRGAAFGLGRGVTPLVEIGVFAVVAGLVLFGRRAAWGTGWPVTIALGLILGGAAGNLGDRFFRHIPAHPGAVIDFIAAARVGQHDWWPVFNVADSSIVVGVVMIVAFYALDRRPKVETNG comes from the coding sequence GTGCCCGTGATTGCTGCCGCGGTCACCGCCGCCGACCAGGTGAGCAAAACCTGGGCTCTGCACCACGCCAATTCACCTCGTCACGTCATCTGGACGCTCTGGTTCGACTTGACGTTCAACAGAGGGGCGGCCTTCGGGCTGGGTCGTGGCGTCACCCCTCTGGTCGAGATCGGGGTGTTCGCCGTCGTCGCAGGGCTGGTCCTATTCGGCAGGCGGGCCGCCTGGGGGACCGGTTGGCCGGTGACGATCGCGTTAGGCCTGATCCTCGGCGGCGCAGCCGGAAACCTCGGCGATCGGTTCTTCCGTCACATTCCGGCCCACCCCGGGGCGGTGATCGATTTCATTGCCGCGGCTCGGGTCGGCCAACACGATTGGTGGCCAGTGTTCAACGTGGCCGACTCGTCGATCGTCGTCGGGGTCGTGATGATCGTGGCCTTCTACGCGTTGGACCGCCGTCCCAAGGTGGAGACCAATGGATGA
- a CDS encoding TraR/DksA C4-type zinc finger protein yields the protein MKSQSKAPAAQSKAQPRAQSKAQPAKAKPQQAQVKAQPAKVKATSQPARSHAPAPKSLPSKTQPAKAKAATKSAPSKSAAAKAPAAPTAGTHKAPAKVAAKPRADRIAFFEKQRQLLLEEKDQYIRSAEALKAQADSLALEHEPGDVQFDEEGGEGGTSNIDRELDLVLSAQARSAAAEIDRALAKIEAGTYGFCEQCGDPIPDARLQALPYAALCVSCKSGGLSARR from the coding sequence GTGAAATCCCAGTCAAAGGCCCCAGCGGCGCAATCCAAGGCCCAGCCGAGGGCCCAGTCGAAGGCCCAGCCGGCGAAGGCGAAGCCCCAGCAGGCGCAGGTGAAGGCCCAGCCGGCGAAGGTGAAGGCGACCTCACAGCCGGCAAGGTCCCACGCCCCGGCGCCCAAGTCGTTACCGTCGAAGACCCAACCGGCTAAGGCAAAGGCCGCCACCAAGTCAGCCCCTTCGAAGTCGGCAGCCGCGAAGGCGCCGGCGGCGCCCACGGCCGGTACACACAAGGCACCAGCAAAGGTCGCCGCCAAACCTAGAGCCGACCGGATTGCATTCTTCGAGAAGCAGCGCCAGCTGCTGCTCGAAGAAAAGGACCAGTACATACGCTCGGCCGAGGCGCTCAAAGCCCAGGCGGACTCCCTTGCCCTGGAACACGAACCGGGCGATGTCCAGTTCGACGAAGAAGGCGGCGAGGGCGGCACCTCCAACATCGATCGGGAATTGGATCTGGTCCTTTCGGCCCAGGCCCGTTCGGCGGCGGCAGAGATAGATCGAGCCCTGGCCAAGATCGAGGCGGGCACCTACGGGTTCTGCGAGCAGTGCGGCGATCCCATTCCCGACGCCCGCCTCCAGGCACTCCCATACGCCGCGCTGTGCGTCTCTTGCAAGAGCGGCGGGCTCTCCGCTCGGCGGTAG
- the ileS gene encoding isoleucine--tRNA ligase — protein sequence MPGGPRPKYPDVPASPRFPKIETEILETWEGEDTFRRSVEQRPDSNEFVFYDGPPFANGLPHYGHLLTGYVKDVVPRYRTMVGQKVERRFGWDCHGLPAETEAQKELGVWGRGPIAEYGIARFNSYCKASVLRYTQEWERYVTRQARWVDFRNDYKTMDTSYMESVMWAFKQLWDKDLLYEDYRVLPYCWICETPLSNSETRVDDAYRDRQDPAVTVAFKLQPDPSALPEISGPVDLWVWTTTPWTLPSNLALAVGPDVEYAVYRREGTSFSLGADVVGTFEKDLAGAERVGTVRGADLIGRSYEPLFPYFAGTENAFVVLGAGFVTTDEGTGIVHMAPGFGEDDQIVCAEAGIPVVCPVDDRALFTGEVTDFAGLQVFDANQPIIRALRDTGSLIRQDSIVHAYPHCWRTENPLIYRAVSSWFVKVTAIKDRLLARNQEIQWIPEHVRDGSFGKWLANARDWSISRNRFWGSPIPVWKSDDPNYPRLDVYGSLDEIERDFGVRPTDLHRPRIDQLTRPNPDDPTGRSSMRRVTDVLDCWFESGSMPFAQVHYPFENRDWFDAHFPGDFIVEYIGQTRGWFYTLHVLAVALFDRPAFKRCLAHGIVLGEDGQKMSKRLRNYPDPEAMFEVHGADAMRWFLMSSPVLRGGNLITDEKGITDAVRAALLPFWNAWYFFALYANADGRSATLGRTDAPGTLDRYVLAKLRQLVEDVTAELDAYDLSGACDSIEAFLDALTNWYIRRSRDRFWGTGAEGSATDDAFDTLGTVLEVLCRVAAPLLPLVSDAVWLGLVSGCAESRGRSVHLEDWPDPTALPSDPDLVADMDWVREICSAGHSIRKANGLRARLPLSQLTVAAAGAEKLRGYIDLIADEVNVRNVELTEDTDRFATRTLSVAFPVAAPRLGPATQAAAAAAKRGDWEILDDGTARVGESVLEPGEFELRVRPLDEATTRTLGGNVGVVALDTTLDDDLLDEGRARDLVRFVQQGRRDIGLQVTDRIALELAGDEQVRRSLDAHREWIAEQILATDIQWLGTEPVSSQDPSGAWAATSLADGSSVSVRIKRSAA from the coding sequence ATGCCCGGAGGCCCCCGACCGAAGTACCCGGACGTCCCAGCATCCCCCCGGTTTCCGAAGATCGAGACTGAGATTCTCGAGACCTGGGAGGGAGAGGACACGTTTCGGCGCTCCGTCGAACAACGCCCCGACAGCAACGAGTTCGTGTTCTACGACGGTCCACCATTCGCGAACGGGCTGCCGCATTACGGCCACTTGCTGACCGGTTACGTCAAGGACGTCGTTCCCCGATACCGAACCATGGTTGGCCAGAAGGTCGAGCGCCGTTTCGGTTGGGACTGCCATGGTCTGCCTGCGGAGACCGAAGCACAGAAGGAACTGGGAGTGTGGGGCCGCGGCCCCATCGCCGAGTACGGCATTGCCCGCTTCAACAGCTACTGCAAGGCGTCGGTCCTCCGGTATACGCAGGAGTGGGAGCGTTACGTCACCCGCCAGGCTCGCTGGGTCGATTTCCGCAACGACTACAAGACGATGGACACGTCCTACATGGAAAGCGTCATGTGGGCGTTCAAGCAGCTGTGGGACAAGGATCTCCTCTACGAGGATTACCGGGTCCTCCCCTACTGCTGGATCTGCGAAACTCCTCTTTCCAACTCCGAGACGCGCGTCGATGACGCCTACCGGGACCGTCAGGACCCGGCTGTCACCGTGGCCTTCAAACTTCAACCGGACCCGTCGGCATTGCCGGAAATATCCGGACCGGTCGACTTGTGGGTTTGGACGACCACACCCTGGACGCTGCCGTCCAACCTTGCATTGGCGGTCGGCCCGGACGTGGAGTACGCGGTGTACCGGCGCGAAGGCACCTCTTTTTCTCTCGGAGCTGACGTTGTAGGGACCTTCGAGAAGGATCTCGCGGGTGCCGAGCGAGTCGGGACCGTACGAGGCGCGGACCTGATCGGCCGAAGCTACGAACCGCTCTTTCCGTACTTTGCAGGGACCGAAAATGCTTTCGTCGTTCTCGGAGCCGGCTTTGTGACCACGGACGAGGGCACCGGGATCGTCCACATGGCCCCGGGCTTCGGAGAGGACGACCAGATCGTCTGTGCCGAAGCTGGGATCCCGGTGGTGTGCCCGGTCGACGACCGTGCTCTTTTCACCGGCGAGGTGACCGACTTCGCCGGACTCCAGGTCTTCGACGCCAACCAGCCGATCATCAGGGCTCTCCGGGACACGGGTTCACTGATCCGGCAGGACTCGATCGTTCACGCCTACCCCCACTGCTGGAGAACCGAGAACCCCCTCATCTACAGGGCGGTGAGCTCGTGGTTCGTAAAGGTCACCGCGATCAAGGACCGGCTGCTCGCGCGCAACCAGGAGATCCAGTGGATACCCGAGCACGTGCGCGATGGGTCATTCGGCAAATGGCTCGCCAACGCGCGTGACTGGTCGATCTCGAGAAATCGGTTCTGGGGATCGCCCATTCCGGTCTGGAAGAGCGACGATCCCAACTACCCCCGCCTCGACGTGTACGGCAGCCTGGACGAGATCGAGCGGGACTTCGGCGTCAGGCCGACCGACCTGCACAGGCCCCGCATAGATCAGCTCACCCGTCCCAACCCGGATGACCCTACCGGTCGCTCGTCGATGCGGAGAGTCACCGATGTCCTCGACTGCTGGTTCGAGTCGGGCTCGATGCCGTTCGCCCAGGTCCACTACCCGTTCGAGAACCGTGACTGGTTCGATGCTCACTTCCCAGGCGACTTCATCGTCGAGTACATCGGCCAAACCCGCGGCTGGTTCTACACGCTGCACGTCCTTGCGGTCGCCCTCTTTGACCGGCCCGCGTTCAAGCGTTGCCTGGCCCACGGCATCGTCCTCGGAGAAGACGGCCAGAAGATGTCCAAGCGGCTTCGCAACTACCCGGACCCCGAAGCCATGTTCGAGGTTCACGGCGCCGACGCGATGCGGTGGTTCTTGATGTCGTCCCCCGTGTTGCGCGGCGGGAACCTGATTACTGATGAAAAGGGGATAACGGACGCAGTACGGGCGGCTCTGCTTCCTTTCTGGAACGCGTGGTACTTCTTCGCGCTGTACGCCAACGCCGATGGGAGGTCGGCAACTCTGGGGCGGACGGACGCGCCCGGAACGCTCGACCGCTACGTGCTTGCCAAACTTCGGCAACTCGTAGAAGACGTAACCGCAGAGCTCGACGCCTACGACCTTTCCGGCGCGTGTGACTCGATCGAAGCATTCTTGGATGCTCTGACCAACTGGTACATCCGCCGGAGCCGTGATCGGTTTTGGGGAACCGGCGCCGAGGGATCGGCGACCGACGACGCATTCGACACGCTCGGCACCGTCCTCGAAGTTCTCTGCCGCGTCGCCGCGCCTCTCTTGCCTTTGGTGAGCGACGCCGTCTGGCTCGGACTGGTCTCGGGCTGCGCCGAGAGCCGGGGACGTTCGGTGCACCTCGAGGACTGGCCCGATCCGACCGCGTTGCCGTCGGACCCAGATCTCGTCGCAGATATGGACTGGGTCCGGGAGATCTGCTCGGCCGGCCACTCAATTCGCAAAGCCAACGGCCTGCGCGCCCGACTACCCCTGTCCCAGCTCACCGTCGCCGCGGCAGGAGCTGAAAAGCTTCGCGGCTATATCGATCTGATCGCTGACGAAGTGAACGTGAGGAACGTCGAGCTGACCGAGGACACCGACCGGTTCGCCACACGAACACTCAGCGTCGCGTTTCCGGTGGCCGCACCGAGGTTGGGTCCGGCCACCCAGGCCGCGGCCGCGGCCGCCAAGCGAGGTGACTGGGAGATTCTCGATGACGGCACGGCGAGAGTGGGCGAAAGCGTTCTCGAACCGGGCGAGTTCGAGCTCCGGGTGCGCCCGCTCGACGAAGCAACTACGAGAACATTGGGCGGGAACGTAGGTGTCGTTGCACTCGATACGACGTTGGACGACGACCTGCTCGATGAGGGCAGGGCGCGCGACCTTGTCCGATTCGTCCAGCAAGGCCGGCGGGATATCGGGCTGCAAGTGACCGACCGCATCGCGTTGGAGCTCGCCGGCGACGAGCAGGTCCGGCGTTCTCTTGACGCGCACCGCGAATGGATCGCGGAGCAAATCCTCGCCACCGACATTCAGTGGCTCGGGACCGAGCCAGTGTCTTCCCAGGACCCATCGGGTGCGTGGGCAGCGACGTCCTTGGCCGACGGTTCCTCGGTGTCGGTCAGGATCAAGCGGTCGGCCGCGTGA
- a CDS encoding DivIVA domain-containing protein, translated as MEVSPKTLREVEFREKMRGYHPEDVDHFLEQVAAGLEVMQERLRQAVERAQRAESAAAEAGGTDETLRKTLVLAQRTADLAVQEAREQAARILAGAEQQAQAILAEAEDKGRQTLEDSLAESRAELARLESARAQSHQEVETLERWLEEHKTHVQTSLSEALASVERIGVMWPAPDPRPADVPQSTRGSAPPPPPADIAVEGPETVAWSPADEGIDREEMLGEQATVAAQSFAPPLQAGVVDVRPSDASIGPDERAMDEFFDDPEGFGDDRRFGGRLRRRR; from the coding sequence ATGGAGGTTTCGCCGAAGACCCTTCGTGAAGTCGAGTTCCGCGAGAAGATGCGCGGATACCACCCGGAGGATGTCGACCACTTCCTCGAGCAGGTCGCCGCGGGGCTCGAAGTCATGCAGGAGCGTCTACGCCAGGCGGTCGAGCGGGCCCAAAGGGCCGAGTCCGCCGCCGCCGAGGCGGGCGGGACTGACGAAACCCTCCGCAAGACGTTGGTGCTGGCGCAGCGAACGGCCGACCTCGCCGTTCAGGAAGCCCGGGAGCAAGCCGCCCGAATCCTCGCCGGAGCCGAACAGCAGGCTCAAGCGATCCTGGCCGAGGCGGAGGACAAGGGACGGCAGACCCTCGAGGATTCCCTCGCCGAGAGCCGCGCCGAGCTTGCGCGGCTCGAGTCCGCTCGCGCCCAGTCGCATCAGGAGGTGGAGACGCTCGAGCGCTGGCTGGAGGAGCACAAGACCCACGTCCAGACCAGCTTGTCCGAAGCGTTGGCGTCTGTGGAGCGCATCGGAGTCATGTGGCCGGCTCCCGATCCGCGCCCGGCCGACGTACCGCAGTCCACCCGGGGGAGCGCCCCTCCCCCTCCGCCCGCCGACATAGCGGTCGAAGGACCGGAGACCGTCGCGTGGTCGCCCGCAGACGAAGGGATCGATCGAGAGGAGATGCTCGGCGAGCAAGCTACGGTCGCCGCTCAGTCGTTCGCCCCGCCGCTACAGGCCGGCGTCGTCGACGTCCGTCCCTCGGATGCTTCGATCGGCCCGGACGAAAGGGCCATGGACGAATTCTTCGACGATCCCGAAGGGTTCGGCGACGACCGGCGCTTCGGAGGAAGGCTGCGCCGGCGCCGTTGA